From Streptomyces sp. NBC_00237, a single genomic window includes:
- a CDS encoding helix-turn-helix domain-containing protein — protein sequence MPRLDDEHTGARIATQRKLAGLTQRGLAQRIPYSYSLLHQVEAGHKPASPDLVSAVSRALHIDVTALTGQPYMTELQQDRLAELIRPIRESLDLYDLGADPDLRPRSTADLVAAADDLCLQVRATQLHKAATALPGLITELTSAAHAAQSTELWQALCSTYRTAHDVTVKLGFFDLSGVALARMDWASQLASDPLLAAVRQYMRALVYFREGEHTIGLRLIAAGHRVLDQADGGVEAQAVRGQLHLGATVIGARAQDEDTVADHLAEARRLADETGEAGHVHWLSFGPTNVDLHEVSAQVELREYGQALDKADTVHMPAGWATSRRAHFHIDLARAEMETGRTDAALQDLVTARRMAPQQTRYHPGARETIKGLVHMRRTTPDTLDSMAAWIGL from the coding sequence ATGCCCAGACTGGACGACGAGCACACGGGTGCCCGCATTGCCACCCAACGCAAACTCGCCGGGCTGACACAACGGGGACTTGCCCAGCGCATCCCCTACTCGTACAGCCTGCTGCACCAGGTAGAGGCCGGGCACAAGCCCGCCAGCCCCGACCTCGTGTCCGCCGTCTCCAGGGCCCTGCACATCGACGTCACCGCCCTGACAGGACAGCCCTACATGACCGAGCTCCAGCAAGACCGGCTCGCTGAACTCATCCGGCCCATCCGTGAATCCCTCGACCTGTATGACCTCGGCGCCGACCCGGACCTGCGGCCGAGGAGCACCGCCGACCTCGTCGCTGCAGCTGACGATCTGTGCCTTCAGGTCCGGGCGACACAGCTGCACAAGGCCGCCACCGCCCTGCCAGGGCTGATCACCGAACTCACCAGCGCAGCGCATGCGGCGCAGTCGACCGAGCTGTGGCAGGCTCTCTGCTCGACGTACCGCACAGCCCATGACGTCACCGTCAAGCTCGGCTTCTTCGACTTGTCCGGGGTGGCGCTGGCTAGGATGGACTGGGCGTCGCAGCTAGCGTCCGACCCGCTGCTCGCCGCGGTCCGTCAGTACATGCGGGCGCTCGTCTATTTCCGCGAGGGCGAGCACACGATCGGGCTGCGGCTCATCGCTGCTGGCCACCGCGTCCTCGATCAGGCCGACGGGGGCGTGGAAGCGCAGGCTGTCCGCGGGCAGCTCCACCTGGGAGCTACGGTCATCGGCGCCCGAGCCCAGGACGAGGACACGGTCGCTGACCACCTGGCGGAGGCCCGTCGGCTGGCTGACGAGACCGGCGAGGCCGGCCACGTGCACTGGCTCAGCTTCGGGCCCACCAATGTCGACCTGCACGAGGTGTCGGCGCAAGTCGAGCTGCGTGAGTACGGGCAGGCTCTGGACAAAGCCGACACCGTGCACATGCCTGCAGGGTGGGCCACCTCCCGGCGGGCCCACTTCCACATTGATCTCGCACGCGCCGAGATGGAAACCGGCCGCACCGACGCCGCACTCCAGGACCTGGTGACAGCCCGGCGCATGGCCCCGCAGCAGACGCGTTACCACCCTGGGGCGCGCGAGACCATCAAGGGACTTGTCCACATGCGGCGCACCACTCCCGACACCCTCGACAGCATGGCCGCCTGGATCGGCCTTTAG
- a CDS encoding DUF6221 family protein — MSDDLVDFLRARLDAIQRREEGQRSISGNLGFDWTQYGGDDDYVLIGKDERVPVDEFYERYGESAADPQVLADVDAKRRIVDGIADADPHGAHITGMFTAWDVLRLLALPFADHPDYQPEWRPS, encoded by the coding sequence GTGAGCGACGACCTGGTGGACTTCCTGAGGGCTCGCCTCGACGCGATCCAACGCCGCGAAGAGGGGCAGCGGTCCATCTCCGGCAACCTCGGCTTCGACTGGACCCAGTACGGCGGCGACGATGACTACGTCCTGATCGGCAAGGACGAGCGCGTGCCTGTGGACGAGTTCTACGAGCGGTACGGGGAATCTGCCGCCGACCCGCAGGTCCTCGCCGACGTCGACGCCAAGCGGCGGATCGTGGACGGCATCGCCGACGCTGACCCGCACGGTGCACACATCACCGGGATGTTCACCGCCTGGGATGTGCTCCGCCTGCTCGCGCTCCCCTTCGCCGACCACCCGGATTACCAGCCCGAGTGGCGCCCGAGCTAA
- a CDS encoding flavoprotein, with translation MTLLYLFCSAAPPVFDVARVIEDAQSRGWGVRLGLTPTAARWLKPQLTELERLTGGPVRSEYKLPGQPDVWPKADVILFAPMSFNSANAWALGLTSSWVTGVVAEGIGKGIPLVAMPCVNAAYVKHPQFERTVETLRDAGVRVLYGEGGFMPNEPGKGKPGTYPWDVALAEAEAIVSADPYA, from the coding sequence ATGACTCTCCTGTACCTGTTCTGTTCTGCTGCCCCGCCCGTGTTCGACGTGGCGCGGGTGATCGAGGATGCGCAGTCCCGCGGGTGGGGGGTCCGGCTCGGGTTGACGCCAACGGCGGCCCGGTGGCTGAAGCCGCAGCTGACGGAGCTGGAGCGTCTGACGGGCGGGCCGGTGCGGAGCGAGTACAAGCTGCCCGGTCAGCCGGATGTGTGGCCGAAGGCGGACGTAATCTTGTTCGCGCCGATGTCGTTCAACTCGGCGAACGCGTGGGCGCTCGGGCTGACTTCCTCATGGGTTACGGGGGTTGTCGCGGAGGGCATCGGTAAGGGGATCCCGCTGGTGGCGATGCCGTGCGTGAACGCGGCCTACGTGAAGCATCCGCAGTTCGAGCGGACTGTCGAGACGCTGCGGGACGCCGGGGTGCGGGTGTTGTACGGCGAGGGTGGCTTCATGCCGAACGAACCGGGCAAGGGCAAGCCTGGCACGTATCCGTGGGACGTGGCCCTGGCCGAGGCCGAGGCGATTGTCAGTGCCGACCCCTACGCTTGA